Proteins from a genomic interval of Erwinia sp. SLM-02:
- the fhuB gene encoding Fe(3+)-hydroxamate ABC transporter permease FhuB: MVRTLSRSGMLLVLAAVAALLLSLYNAQQVLPRQLWSDALFHPDRANIRQVIFYYTTLPRVAVSLLVGAGLALAGVLFQQVLRNPLAEPATLGVASGAQLGITLCSLGMLPGGAAMQPVAALLGALVIGAAVFGTAWGKRLSPVTLILAGLVLSLYCSAINSLLALFHYQDLQSLFLWSSGALNQTDWQQVISLAPRLLIALMMALLLVRPLTLLGVDDDVSRNLGLGLNLARLMALGLAIVLSALLVNAVGVVGFIGLFAPLLARLLGARRLIPRLLLAPLVGALLLWLSDQAMVLLAQVWQEVPTGAATALIGAPILLWLLPRLRHSAPPAAPVPTLRAERPRPWPWIASATGVLLLALFIVLMVGRNSHGLNWAGEDLWRVLPWRWPRTVAALSAGIMLAVAGTLIQKLTANVMGSPEVLGISAGAASAVIAVMFFLPAAGFATLLYAGSGGAALTLAAILLVAGRQHFSSQRLLLAGVGLGTLFSAIISLLLASGDPRLGNLLNWISGSTYGVEPVQAASSLLLALLLLAMMPLCRRWLAVLPLGNDTARALGVPLAGSRMTILLLASVLTAGATLTVGPLSFIGLMSPHMARIMGFRRAMPQLAMAAIIGALLMLIADWCGRIVMFPNQIPAGLLTTFIGAPWFIYLLRQQAKGRA, from the coding sequence ATGGTAAGAACTCTGTCCCGCTCCGGCATGCTGCTGGTCCTGGCCGCCGTTGCCGCGCTGCTGCTCAGCCTGTACAACGCGCAGCAGGTACTGCCCCGGCAATTATGGTCTGACGCCCTCTTTCATCCTGACCGCGCCAATATCCGCCAGGTTATTTTTTATTACACCACCCTGCCACGCGTGGCGGTTTCGCTGCTGGTCGGGGCCGGGCTGGCGCTGGCCGGTGTCCTGTTCCAGCAGGTGCTGCGCAATCCGCTGGCCGAACCGGCCACGCTGGGAGTGGCCAGCGGTGCGCAGCTGGGGATCACGCTTTGCAGCCTGGGAATGCTGCCCGGCGGCGCGGCGATGCAGCCGGTGGCCGCTCTTCTCGGTGCGCTGGTTATCGGGGCGGCGGTTTTCGGCACGGCCTGGGGAAAACGGCTTTCACCGGTTACCTTAATTCTTGCCGGACTGGTGCTCAGCCTGTACTGCAGCGCGATTAACAGCCTGCTGGCGCTGTTTCACTATCAGGATCTGCAAAGCCTGTTTTTGTGGAGCAGCGGCGCGCTCAATCAGACCGACTGGCAGCAGGTGATTTCGCTGGCTCCCCGGCTGTTGATCGCGCTGATGATGGCGTTGCTGCTGGTGCGGCCACTGACGCTGCTGGGCGTGGATGATGACGTTTCCCGCAACCTGGGCCTGGGGCTTAACCTCGCGCGGCTGATGGCGCTCGGTCTGGCTATCGTGCTCAGCGCCCTGCTGGTCAACGCCGTGGGCGTGGTCGGCTTTATCGGACTGTTTGCCCCGCTGCTGGCCAGGCTGCTGGGCGCGCGCCGCCTGATCCCCCGCCTGCTGCTGGCACCGCTGGTCGGGGCGCTGCTGCTGTGGCTGTCCGACCAGGCGATGGTGCTGCTGGCGCAGGTCTGGCAGGAGGTGCCGACCGGGGCGGCAACCGCGCTGATCGGGGCGCCGATCCTGCTGTGGCTGCTGCCTCGCCTGCGGCATTCTGCACCGCCGGCTGCGCCAGTGCCGACACTGCGGGCCGAACGTCCGCGCCCCTGGCCGTGGATAGCCAGCGCCACCGGCGTTCTGCTGCTGGCATTGTTTATTGTGCTGATGGTCGGCCGCAACAGTCACGGGCTGAACTGGGCGGGCGAAGATCTGTGGCGCGTGCTGCCGTGGCGCTGGCCGCGAACCGTGGCGGCACTGAGCGCGGGGATTATGCTGGCCGTTGCCGGTACGTTAATCCAGAAGCTGACCGCCAACGTGATGGGCAGCCCGGAAGTGCTGGGGATCAGCGCCGGTGCGGCCTCGGCGGTGATTGCGGTGATGTTTTTCCTGCCCGCAGCCGGTTTTGCCACCCTACTGTACGCCGGGAGCGGCGGTGCGGCGCTGACCCTGGCGGCGATCCTGCTGGTCGCCGGGCGGCAGCATTTCTCCTCGCAGCGCCTGCTGCTGGCGGGTGTGGGGCTGGGCACGCTGTTTTCGGCGATAATATCCCTGCTGCTGGCCAGCGGCGATCCGCGGCTGGGCAATCTGCTGAACTGGATCTCCGGATCTACCTACGGCGTGGAGCCGGTGCAGGCGGCATCCAGTCTGCTGCTGGCCCTGCTGCTGCTGGCGATGATGCCGCTCTGCCGCCGCTGGCTGGCGGTGCTGCCGCTGGGCAACGACACGGCCCGAGCGCTGGGCGTACCGCTGGCGGGTTCGCGCATGACGATTTTGCTGCTGGCGTCGGTGCTGACCGCCGGGGCCACGCTGACCGTCGGGCCGCTCAGCTTTATCGGCCTGATGTCGCCGCATATGGCGCGCATTATGGGGTTCCGACGGGCGATGCCGCAGCTGGCCATGGCGGCGATTATCGGCGCGCTGCTGATGCTGATCGCCGACTGGTGCGGCCGCATCGTGATGTTCCCCAACCAGATCCCGGCCGGCCTGCTAACCACCTTTATTGGCGCGCCCTGGTTTATTTATCTGCTGCGCCAGCAGGCTAAAGGCCGAGCCTGA
- the fhuD gene encoding Fe(3+)-hydroxamate ABC transporter substrate-binding protein FhuD, which produces MPSDVHPSRLFAGKTSSGVDFPRRRLLTALALLPLFPLASVSAAVPQRIIALEWLPLEMLFALGVTPLGAADTHDYSVWVAEPVIPPTVLDIGRRSEPNLEYIAELRPDLLLFSEGYGPRSSQLNTIAPSMEFSFTSEQGEPLRTVSDGLLKLADRLGKTQAGQDHLAWFDRQLEEARGQLAGFRRLPLLVFTLVDDRHVMILGKKSLFGNVMTRLGIENAWQGDDNGWGTAMVGLERLAPLPPLRAICLDHRDEQARARVAATPLWQAIPFVRDNMLRTVPALWIFGATLSALRFCRMLQQQEKQW; this is translated from the coding sequence ATGCCTTCTGATGTTCACCCTTCCCGGCTTTTCGCCGGGAAGACCTCTTCGGGTGTTGATTTTCCGCGCCGGCGCCTGCTGACGGCGCTGGCCCTTTTACCGCTCTTCCCTCTGGCATCAGTAAGCGCGGCCGTGCCGCAGCGTATTATTGCGCTGGAGTGGCTGCCGCTGGAGATGCTGTTTGCCCTCGGCGTAACGCCGCTGGGGGCCGCCGATACCCACGATTACAGCGTCTGGGTGGCTGAACCGGTTATTCCGCCGACGGTGCTGGATATTGGCCGGCGTTCTGAGCCGAACCTGGAATATATCGCCGAGCTGCGGCCGGACCTGCTGCTGTTTTCCGAAGGCTACGGGCCGCGATCGTCACAGCTGAATACCATCGCACCGTCGATGGAGTTCAGCTTTACCAGTGAACAGGGGGAACCGCTGCGCACCGTCAGTGACGGTCTGCTTAAACTGGCCGATCGGCTGGGTAAAACGCAGGCCGGGCAGGATCATTTAGCCTGGTTCGATCGCCAGTTAGAGGAGGCTCGCGGTCAGCTTGCGGGCTTCCGCCGACTGCCGCTGCTGGTGTTTACCCTGGTTGATGACCGCCACGTGATGATCCTCGGGAAAAAAAGTCTGTTTGGCAATGTTATGACCCGCCTGGGCATCGAAAACGCCTGGCAGGGTGACGACAACGGCTGGGGAACGGCGATGGTCGGCCTTGAGCGTCTGGCGCCCCTGCCGCCGCTGCGCGCCATCTGCCTGGACCATCGCGATGAGCAGGCCAGAGCACGCGTCGCCGCCACGCCGCTGTGGCAGGCGATCCCGTTCGTCAGGGATAACATGCTGCGAACCGTGCCCGCCCTGTGGATCTTCGGTGCCACCCTTTCCGCCTTGCGTTTCTGCCGGATGCTGCAGCAACAGGAAAAACAATGGTAA
- the fhuE gene encoding ferric-rhodotorulic acid/ferric-coprogen receptor FhuE encodes MSFVGRENCAAQRASVVKHTFTVSLLALAIHSLTHPALAAEATAPSQDKAQQDLVVTATADDGDASEAQDYQVKTTHAGTKMLLALRDLPQSLSVVTKQRFQDQDLQSIGDVLDNATGIATELIDSERSAYFARGFQINSYTYDDIPTSVSDTWNYGDAAEDTAIYDRIEIVRGATGLMTGAGSPGASVNMVRKHADSKEVTGNLSASYGSWDKQRYVADVSSPLNEAGTVRGRIVAGYQDQDSWLDRYHKTKKFLYGVIDADVTDSTTLSLGYDYQQSNTGNPTWGGLPTWYSDGSRTRFNRGTNPAADWTRYSTDSRKIFANVSHNFDNGWSFRVNATHAEETFNDKLLYVMEFPDATTGQGVSGFGSQDRGKRKLESVDTYASGPFELAGRQHELVAGVSYSRQHNATYSADGALDYDQMGDFNSWDGSAQEPEWGDWYLNADDVVRQKSAYTAARFSLADPLALILGARYTEWSTVGSSGNVSKNNITPYGGLVYDVNEAWSAYASYTSIFQPQTYRDRDGKYLSPVTGKNYETGLKSDWYNGRLTATFAVFRIEQENAAQADGDNFVNGSSEQAYYSTKGAVSKGAEFELNGAVTDNLQMTFGATRYVAKDTEGRFNSNMPQTSFKLFTRYQLPMLRELTVGGGVNWQSRTFQDATGPDGETTRVYQSSYPLANLFARYQVNKQVAVQANVNNLFDRSYYSWLSDYAVYGAPRNYSVSVSYAF; translated from the coding sequence ATGTCTTTTGTTGGCAGGGAAAACTGCGCCGCTCAGCGCGCATCCGTTGTTAAGCATACTTTTACCGTTTCACTCCTGGCGCTGGCGATTCATTCGCTGACCCACCCGGCGCTGGCAGCAGAGGCAACGGCCCCGTCGCAAGATAAAGCGCAGCAGGACCTGGTGGTAACGGCGACCGCAGACGACGGTGATGCCAGCGAGGCGCAGGACTATCAGGTGAAAACCACCCATGCCGGAACGAAAATGCTGCTGGCCCTGCGTGACCTGCCGCAGTCGCTGAGCGTGGTGACAAAACAGCGTTTTCAGGACCAGGATCTGCAATCGATCGGTGACGTGCTGGACAACGCCACCGGTATCGCCACCGAACTGATCGACAGCGAGCGATCCGCCTACTTCGCCCGCGGATTCCAGATCAACAGCTACACCTATGACGATATTCCCACCTCTGTGAGCGATACCTGGAACTACGGCGATGCCGCCGAAGACACCGCGATCTATGACCGCATAGAAATCGTGCGCGGTGCGACCGGCCTGATGACCGGCGCGGGCAGCCCGGGCGCGTCGGTGAATATGGTTCGTAAGCATGCGGACAGCAAAGAAGTCACCGGCAATCTCAGCGCCAGCTACGGCAGCTGGGACAAGCAGCGCTATGTCGCTGACGTCTCCTCCCCGCTTAACGAGGCGGGCACGGTACGCGGCAGAATCGTTGCGGGCTATCAGGATCAGGACAGCTGGCTGGATCGCTACCACAAAACCAAAAAGTTCCTTTACGGCGTGATTGACGCCGACGTGACCGACAGTACCACCCTGTCCCTGGGCTACGATTATCAGCAGAGCAATACCGGCAACCCGACCTGGGGCGGTCTGCCCACCTGGTACAGCGACGGTTCACGCACCCGCTTTAACCGCGGCACCAACCCGGCGGCGGACTGGACGCGCTACAGCACGGATTCCCGCAAAATCTTTGCCAACGTCAGCCATAACTTTGATAACGGCTGGTCGTTCCGCGTCAATGCCACCCACGCGGAAGAAACCTTCAACGATAAGCTGCTGTATGTGATGGAGTTCCCGGACGCCACCACCGGCCAGGGCGTGTCCGGCTTTGGCAGCCAGGACCGCGGCAAGCGCAAGCTGGAGTCGGTAGATACCTACGCCAGCGGCCCGTTTGAACTGGCCGGCCGCCAGCATGAGCTGGTCGCGGGCGTCAGCTACAGCCGTCAGCATAACGCAACCTACAGTGCCGACGGCGCGCTGGATTATGACCAGATGGGCGATTTTAACAGCTGGGACGGCAGCGCGCAGGAGCCGGAATGGGGCGACTGGTATCTGAACGCCGACGACGTGGTGCGGCAGAAATCCGCCTATACCGCCGCGCGTTTCTCGCTGGCCGACCCGCTGGCGCTGATCCTGGGCGCGCGCTATACCGAGTGGAGCACCGTGGGCAGCAGCGGCAACGTCAGTAAAAACAACATTACCCCCTACGGCGGCCTGGTCTATGACGTCAACGAGGCCTGGTCTGCCTACGCCAGCTATACCTCGATCTTCCAGCCGCAAACCTACCGCGATCGCGACGGTAAGTACCTGTCGCCGGTCACCGGTAAAAACTATGAAACCGGCCTGAAATCCGACTGGTACAACGGTCGTCTGACCGCCACCTTCGCCGTGTTCCGCATCGAGCAGGAAAATGCCGCGCAGGCCGACGGCGACAACTTCGTTAACGGATCCAGCGAGCAGGCTTACTACTCGACCAAAGGCGCGGTGAGTAAAGGTGCCGAGTTTGAACTGAACGGCGCGGTCACCGATAATCTGCAAATGACCTTCGGTGCCACCCGCTACGTGGCGAAAGATACGGAAGGCCGCTTCAACAGCAATATGCCGCAAACCTCCTTTAAGCTGTTCACTCGTTATCAGTTGCCGATGCTGCGCGAGCTGACCGTCGGCGGCGGCGTTAACTGGCAGAGCCGCACCTTCCAGGATGCCACCGGACCGGACGGCGAAACCACCCGCGTTTACCAGAGCAGCTACCCGCTGGCGAACCTGTTTGCCCGTTACCAGGTGAATAAGCAGGTGGCCGTGCAGGCTAACGTGAATAACCTGTTCGACCGCAGCTACTACTCCTGGCTGAGCGATTACGCCGTCTACGGCGCGCCACGCAACTACTCGGTCAGCGTTTCATATGCCTTCTGA
- a CDS encoding MFS transporter → MSIFQHPAPYRHVKRLAWAVSFIQFANALEYMAFNPVFAFMAADFTVPLSWSGYVSGLYTMGAVISGFSAFYWLGRINKKRFLIINMVLLGLLTGSTTLTTSFTTLLILRFCAGAIGGTTMAAAIGLLINQTPVNLRGKMFATVIAAFSVVSIAGMPGILFLCTHYGWHPALYAIAVLCLLSVPLILLAVPADRSSEQAAERPRLKVETLLFASANALVQFSPMLLIPVLVPLLIQRLGLSSELLPVVFVVGGVAGYLATKMTGRLLGICSAQRLAIASTLLYMFSLAFPATGYAGPVLFMVLFLGASYSRLVVSSVVTMAFPDDRQRAGFVSLQTSLMHLLTTVAFFLCPLLLGENDMAPGSINRLLLIAGAMAAVIPLYLAVLQKKLRQRERD, encoded by the coding sequence ATGTCGATTTTTCAACACCCCGCGCCTTACCGCCACGTTAAGCGTCTGGCCTGGGCCGTTTCATTTATTCAGTTTGCTAACGCGCTGGAATATATGGCGTTTAATCCGGTTTTCGCTTTTATGGCAGCCGACTTTACCGTACCCCTATCCTGGTCCGGCTACGTTTCTGGCCTGTACACCATGGGGGCGGTGATCTCTGGTTTCTCTGCCTTTTACTGGCTGGGGCGAATAAATAAAAAACGCTTTTTAATCATCAATATGGTGCTGCTGGGATTGTTAACCGGTTCCACGACGCTAACAACCAGCTTTACCACGCTGCTGATATTGCGATTCTGCGCTGGTGCAATCGGCGGTACGACAATGGCGGCGGCGATCGGTCTGCTGATTAATCAAACGCCGGTAAATCTGCGGGGAAAAATGTTCGCCACGGTCATCGCGGCCTTCTCGGTGGTCAGCATCGCCGGCATGCCGGGCATCCTGTTTCTTTGTACGCATTACGGCTGGCACCCGGCGCTTTACGCCATCGCCGTGCTGTGCCTGCTTTCAGTTCCCCTGATACTGCTCGCCGTTCCGGCCGATCGCTCATCTGAACAGGCTGCGGAGCGCCCGAGGTTAAAGGTGGAAACCCTGCTTTTTGCCTCTGCGAATGCGCTGGTGCAGTTCAGCCCGATGCTGCTCATTCCTGTGCTGGTGCCGCTGCTGATCCAGCGGCTTGGCTTGTCATCAGAGCTGCTTCCAGTGGTATTTGTAGTCGGCGGCGTTGCAGGCTATCTGGCGACGAAAATGACCGGGCGGCTACTGGGGATCTGTTCCGCACAGCGGCTGGCCATCGCCTCTACGCTGCTGTATATGTTCAGTCTGGCTTTCCCCGCCACGGGCTATGCCGGCCCGGTGCTGTTTATGGTCCTTTTTCTGGGGGCATCCTACAGTCGTCTGGTGGTCTCATCCGTGGTCACGATGGCCTTCCCCGACGATCGACAGCGTGCAGGGTTTGTGTCCCTGCAAACGTCTTTAATGCATCTTCTGACGACCGTGGCGTTCTTTCTGTGCCCCCTGCTTCTGGGAGAAAATGATATGGCGCCGGGCAGTATTAACAGACTCCTGCTGATCGCCGGTGCGATGGCCGCGGTAATTCCGCTTTACCTTGCTGTTTTGCAAAAGAAACTTCGCCAGCGAGAACGTGACTAA
- a CDS encoding LysR family transcriptional regulator has protein sequence MRSNLDLTSLRIFVAVTEKGSFVRASKALNVPTSNVSRSVAQLEERLNVQLIERTTRHSKLTPSGQLLYTRVKPLLVSLEQTEAELTSGQLQLKGPLRLCIPNEAGPVIFGTLLAEFACRYPDIELSCITNLSGLESLKEELDLAIIITRGHMTDCDYIARHLLDIPCTVVASPDLISRHGMPTEIEQLEQLPCITTVTALNGAAWQFVNRKGGFDTVVVNGRYRVNSGEMAGRAAVAGVGFAILSTQACRQEIAAGRLVEITFDRPTAPLQLYALYSNRRYLPVRTRTLIEFIQQALSDPARQDQSRG, from the coding sequence ATGCGAAGCAATCTGGATTTGACCTCATTGAGGATTTTTGTTGCGGTAACAGAAAAGGGCAGCTTTGTGCGCGCCTCGAAAGCGCTGAATGTGCCCACATCGAATGTCAGCCGCTCCGTCGCTCAACTGGAAGAAAGACTCAACGTTCAGCTCATTGAACGCACCACCCGCCACAGTAAACTGACGCCCTCCGGGCAGTTGCTCTACACGCGGGTAAAACCGCTGCTGGTGTCGCTGGAGCAGACCGAAGCTGAATTAACCTCCGGGCAGCTACAGTTGAAAGGGCCACTGCGCCTTTGTATTCCCAATGAGGCGGGTCCGGTTATATTTGGCACGCTACTTGCCGAATTCGCCTGCCGCTATCCGGATATTGAACTCAGCTGCATCACCAATTTGTCCGGTCTGGAATCGTTAAAAGAGGAGCTGGACCTGGCGATTATTATCACCCGCGGGCACATGACGGACTGCGATTATATCGCCCGTCATCTGCTTGATATTCCCTGCACCGTTGTGGCCTCCCCGGACCTTATTTCACGCCACGGCATGCCAACCGAGATCGAACAGCTTGAGCAGCTACCCTGTATTACCACAGTGACGGCCCTGAACGGGGCGGCCTGGCAGTTTGTTAACCGGAAAGGGGGCTTCGATACCGTGGTGGTTAACGGCCGCTATCGCGTCAACAGCGGTGAGATGGCCGGCAGGGCGGCCGTTGCGGGCGTGGGGTTCGCTATTTTGTCCACTCAGGCATGCCGCCAGGAGATCGCCGCCGGGCGGTTGGTCGAAATCACTTTCGATCGGCCCACCGCGCCGTTACAGCTTTACGCCCTCTATTCCAACCGTCGCTATTTACCGGTCAGAACGCGCACGCTGATTGAATTTATTCAGCAGGCGCTTTCCGATCCGGCCAGACAGGATCAAAGCAGGGGGTAG
- the leuE gene encoding leucine efflux protein LeuE, with product MEVRVLLEQFGVINLWTYVAGLLLIIIAPGPNSIYVLKTAASRGVAAGYRAALGVFTGDALLIFLSFIGVASIIKASPLLFTMVRLLGAFYLLYLGIRIIHANFFAKKKPGEEINITQENVFRKSLTLSLTNPKAILFYISFFVQFIDYNYAHTGLSYFLLASILEAFSFIYLSLLIFGGAAMATFFRQRKSVARAGNAMIALLFMGFAARLATLSA from the coding sequence ATGGAGGTCAGGGTGTTACTGGAACAATTCGGCGTTATCAATCTCTGGACGTATGTCGCAGGTCTGCTGTTAATCATTATCGCCCCGGGCCCGAACTCGATTTACGTGCTGAAGACCGCCGCATCCAGAGGCGTTGCCGCCGGATATCGGGCTGCGCTGGGCGTGTTTACCGGTGATGCTCTGCTGATATTCCTTTCATTTATCGGCGTAGCTTCGATTATTAAAGCCTCTCCGCTGCTGTTTACAATGGTGCGTTTACTGGGGGCTTTTTATCTTCTCTACCTCGGCATCAGGATCATTCACGCCAACTTTTTTGCAAAAAAGAAGCCGGGTGAAGAGATCAATATTACTCAGGAAAATGTTTTCAGGAAATCGCTGACCCTGAGCCTGACCAACCCCAAAGCCATTCTTTTTTATATTTCGTTTTTCGTGCAGTTTATTGACTACAACTATGCGCATACCGGGCTGTCCTATTTCCTGCTGGCGTCAATCCTGGAAGCCTTCAGCTTCATCTACCTTTCCCTGCTGATATTTGGCGGTGCGGCGATGGCGACGTTTTTCCGCCAGCGTAAAAGTGTCGCCCGCGCCGGAAATGCCATGATTGCGCTATTATTTATGGGGTTTGCCGCCCGACTGGCAACCCTGTCGGCCTGA
- a CDS encoding Rpn family recombination-promoting nuclease/putative transposase, which translates to MTRTTSVPHDAVFKTFLNHPDTARDFIALHMPEQFYALCDLSTLKLESGSFVEESLRAYYSDVLYSVKTTSGEGYIHILIEHQSTPDRHMAFRLMRYAVAAMQRHLDAGHNHLPLVIPFLFYNGRRSPYPYSTNWLQEFYDPGLAEKLYREDFPLIDVTIIPDDDIMHHRSMAALTLLQKHIHQRDLTELLDRLGTILICGYLTGQQLVSLINYLVQAGEAPDASAFVRKLALRMPQHKDELMTIAQQLEQIGVKKGIKEGILLGEEQGMIKGRREAALSIARSLLARGMDAESVLAVTGLRAEDLDALRH; encoded by the coding sequence ATGACACGGACGACATCCGTTCCGCATGATGCGGTATTTAAAACATTTCTTAACCATCCGGATACGGCGAGAGATTTTATCGCGCTGCACATGCCTGAGCAATTTTACGCACTTTGCGATCTCAGCACGCTAAAATTAGAGTCAGGCAGTTTCGTTGAGGAAAGCCTTCGTGCTTACTACAGCGATGTGCTTTACAGCGTGAAAACCACCTCGGGTGAAGGCTATATTCATATCCTGATTGAGCATCAATCTACACCCGACAGGCATATGGCATTCCGGCTGATGCGTTATGCCGTCGCGGCGATGCAGCGGCATCTTGATGCCGGGCACAACCATCTTCCGCTGGTTATTCCATTCCTGTTTTATAATGGCAGAAGAAGCCCCTATCCGTACTCGACCAACTGGCTGCAGGAATTCTACGATCCCGGCCTGGCGGAAAAGCTGTATCGCGAAGATTTTCCCCTGATTGATGTCACCATCATTCCCGACGATGACATTATGCACCACCGCAGCATGGCGGCGTTGACGCTGCTGCAAAAGCATATCCACCAGCGTGACCTGACAGAATTACTCGACAGGCTTGGTACAATTTTGATATGCGGTTATCTGACAGGACAGCAGTTAGTTTCGCTGATAAACTATCTGGTGCAGGCAGGGGAAGCCCCCGATGCGTCTGCTTTTGTACGGAAACTCGCACTACGGATGCCTCAGCATAAGGATGAACTGATGACTATTGCCCAACAGCTTGAACAGATCGGCGTTAAGAAAGGTATTAAGGAAGGTATTCTCCTTGGTGAAGAGCAGGGAATGATTAAAGGCCGGCGTGAAGCGGCTTTATCGATTGCCCGGTCACTTCTTGCAAGGGGTATGGATGCAGAGTCAGTTCTTGCCGTTACCGGACTGAGGGCCGAGGATCTTGATGCACTGCGCCACTGA
- a CDS encoding tyrosine-type recombinase/integrase: MAKTIQNQSFFLSATAGDALRATLEEFVEDKDAFSPNTWRQLLSVMRICYRWAEENGRTFFPLSPADLRDYLSWLQARGRASSTIASHAALIATLHRNAGLVSPGTSPLVFRTLKKINRSAVVSGERTGQAVPFRLNDLSRLDARWAGSDRLQQVRDLAFLHLAYNTLLRVSELARLRVGDISRTEDGRIILDVAWTKTIVQTGGLIKALSSHSSQRLTEWLMISGLAAEADAYLFCPVHRSNTARVNNASPLTLPALETIFQQAWREVGPTVPAKGNKGRYQGWSGHSARVGAAQDMARQGYSVPQIMQEGTWKKPETLMRYIRNVDAHKGAMVDFMEKGFS; encoded by the coding sequence ATGGCCAAAACCATCCAGAATCAGTCCTTCTTTCTTTCTGCAACCGCCGGCGATGCGTTGCGAGCAACGCTTGAAGAATTCGTCGAGGACAAAGACGCCTTCTCGCCCAATACGTGGCGTCAGCTGCTCAGCGTTATGCGCATCTGCTATCGCTGGGCGGAAGAAAACGGACGAACGTTTTTCCCGTTATCCCCTGCCGATCTGCGTGACTATCTTTCCTGGCTACAGGCCCGTGGCCGCGCTTCTTCAACCATTGCCAGCCACGCCGCGCTGATCGCCACGCTGCATCGCAATGCCGGGCTGGTCTCGCCCGGCACCTCGCCGCTGGTGTTTCGTACCCTGAAAAAAATCAACCGCAGCGCGGTAGTCAGCGGCGAACGCACCGGGCAGGCCGTGCCGTTTCGACTGAACGATCTTTCCCGGCTGGATGCACGTTGGGCAGGATCGGACCGGTTGCAGCAGGTGCGAGACCTGGCTTTTCTTCATCTGGCCTACAATACGCTGCTGCGCGTCAGCGAACTTGCCCGCCTGCGGGTGGGTGATATCAGCCGCACGGAGGATGGACGAATTATTCTGGACGTTGCGTGGACCAAAACCATCGTGCAGACCGGTGGATTAATCAAAGCGCTGAGCAGCCACTCCTCCCAGCGCCTCACTGAATGGCTGATGATTTCCGGCCTGGCCGCCGAGGCGGACGCGTATCTTTTTTGCCCGGTTCATCGTTCCAATACGGCCAGAGTCAACAACGCCAGCCCGTTAACGCTCCCGGCGCTGGAAACTATTTTTCAACAGGCGTGGCGCGAGGTAGGCCCGACCGTTCCGGCGAAAGGAAATAAAGGCCGCTATCAGGGATGGAGCGGACACAGCGCCCGCGTCGGCGCCGCCCAGGATATGGCCCGACAGGGTTACTCCGTTCCGCAAATTATGCAGGAAGGCACGTGGAAAAAACCGGAAACGCTGATGCGCTACATCCGCAATGTTGATGCACATAAGGGCGCGATGGTTGATTTTATGGAGAAGGGTTTTAGCTAA
- a CDS encoding cytochrome b codes for MSDPYRTGRQWMDAPERYGLVTRILHWGMAYLLLWQLIMALSWKAFSPSATVENIARFGPDHGTVGLLTIALVVVRAVWGFTNRRRPPRSAGWMGTAAHAAHLMLYALMFIIPAIALLRVYGSGEGWSPWGLPLIPETGTEVGWMTLPANALHALLAWVLCGIMAVHILAAFYHRFVLRDGTLGRMAGLKSSRGGKE; via the coding sequence ATGAGCGACCCTTACCGTACCGGCCGCCAGTGGATGGACGCGCCCGAACGCTACGGCCTGGTCACCCGCATCCTGCACTGGGGAATGGCTTACCTGCTCCTCTGGCAGTTGATCATGGCGTTGAGCTGGAAGGCGTTCAGCCCTTCAGCAACCGTCGAAAACATCGCCCGCTTCGGCCCCGATCATGGCACGGTTGGCCTGCTGACCATCGCGCTCGTCGTCGTGCGTGCCGTATGGGGGTTCACCAACCGCCGCCGCCCGCCCCGTTCAGCGGGATGGATGGGCACCGCCGCCCATGCCGCTCACCTGATGCTGTATGCCCTGATGTTTATCATCCCCGCGATTGCTCTTCTGCGCGTGTACGGCAGCGGCGAGGGATGGAGCCCCTGGGGACTGCCGCTCATTCCGGAAACCGGCACGGAAGTCGGCTGGATGACCCTACCCGCCAATGCGCTGCACGCCCTGCTGGCATGGGTGCTCTGTGGCATCATGGCCGTGCATATTCTGGCGGCGTTTTACCACCGGTTCGTCCTGCGTGACGGCACGCTTGGCCGGATGGCCGGGCTTAAGTCGTCACGGGGAGGCAAAGAGTAA